The segment ATAGGAATGTCTTTTAGATCTGGTCGATTGGATGATGTTTCAATAGTCTCCAGGCAGTCATGATGAACTGGTTCTCCAAAGTtgccactgaggaaagaagctgggttgACAATGTTAGTGACGATAATTTCTACACCATCTTGTTAGACACTGGGGGGTatgctagcacagtcattttctgacccaCGGCAAATCTCTGGACCTCCTGTATATTCAGTAGCGCTGCAGCAACTGCCCGCAGGCATCCAGGCCACCCCTTTGCAGCTTCATCTAACTGTCTGGAGAAATAGGCCACTGCTTGTTGATATgggccaagatcctgtgccaATGTACCCAAGGGTATTCCCTGTTTCTCGTGAGAGAATAGGGAAAATGGTTTACTCTCATCTGGGAGTCCTAGATCAGGGGCTGACATCAAAGCCTTTTTAAGTTCTTAACGGCTCGTGTCGCTTCcttattccattgcaggtgtttctggtcCACAGGGTCCAGGTCATGCACGTCTCCTTGGTTCTAGTAGtgattaaaatgtcatccacatattgtagcatctgtccCTCATCAGACGGGGCTTCCCAGGATTCAAAATCTTCagcaagctgatttccaaatacTGTCGGGCTATTCTTGCATACTTGTGGCAACACCgtccatgtgagctgggtttgacatttatttttagggttcTCTCATTCAAATGCAGGTATTGTCTGGCtagcttcatggagagggaggcaaaagaaagcaccTTTTAAATCTAAAACGATAAACCAAGTCAAATGAGGTGTTAATACTGTCAGAAGGGTGTATGGGTCTGCTGCCACTGGGTAGAGGTCCtcagttattttgtttatagctcCTAAGTCCTGAAGCACCCAATATGACCCGTCTGGCTTGCAGACAGGCAATGCAGGGGTGTAATAACTGGACTCACATTCCTTTAATAACCCTGTTGGAAGGGTATTAGTGGCCGAATTCCTACTTCGGAACCTGGGTCAGAAGGTGGATATCTAAGGGGAAATCCGGGTGCTCTGTGCGCGTTACACAAaccaagcagcccagcaggaacGGGCCAGGCGGCGACTGCCCCCCCGCTTCATCCCCCGCGGGCGGCGAGCccggaggagaggagctgcagctccagctccagcagccgccGCTCTCCCCCCCGACACCTTTTTCCGCCGCTTTAGCAGCCAGtcagctttttacttcttttcttctggccGCAGCTTATGGAGGGGGAGCTGCCGGGCCTGAACTTCATGTTCAAACTTCACAGCACAGGCTTgggctcctcttgccctttttctccatttaattCCTGCGACTATAAACTGTATATGCAATTttaattagctgagcaatacttacatccctcagctcctaccttttgcaatttcttacagatgtcaataaacagcatattaagcGTCAATCCCTTccattaattttagatccaaatcagtctgtccacagaacaacactaactgcaatacagctaacccagaatttcacattcaaatcaCTTCCCCCACTAATTTACTCGcatgtgtacagatgcatctgaagggggagcaaggtggtactttAGTAATGGAACCGGTTCTCATTTTGGAATTACCTCCCCTTTCgataccaaatataaatatacaaactaaagtactgagctcagacacgcaaaccaaacaccaagttcaaatatgcgaACAGATCGCAGTTACACTAATTCAAGACAGTGTCTCGATGTTTGCATCGCACCCTtgaaccgctcactgctcagcaggtggaggcaccgctgggtctctgacaaaacaggtcagtgcggctggagccccatcggcacccgcccccccgccgcagcgagctggaccgGGCAAGGCTTTGATCAGTGTCCCATCTGGGGCGCCACAACTGTTaccccaaaaccaggattctttatcCGGTgcgcatacaaaagagccaaatttagtacacggggatgagacacagcctgtcacagagctgCGCAAGTCTGggtgctggaataaagccagtgggctagaaagaaaagtaacggCCATCACACACAAAACCTTATCACCACATTCACACAGTTAATAGCTAAATTGCTCATcatcacaaaatgtacattttaggTCAATCTGTGGTCTCACTATACCATACAACAGGCAAAGATAAGAAACTGCAACACATtcaaacagatacccacaaagaaaaaaagctattacTAAAAGGCATCTTGCAGACTGTTCTGCAAagttttctgtgattcatttgttatcagctaattctctctccgcttgttgaagttcaaaccattctgtTGTAAATCTGTCTAcagtgatttaatgatctcttgctCAGTTTGCTTGTCCTTTGGGGCAGCTATCAgtgctgcttccaaaacagcagagatctcaaatctgctttcttttgccaagtcCCTTGTTTGCTCAGGTACAGTATCTGGAGACGACCAATGTCCAGAAGCCCACCTAAGACCCTCAGGAGTCCGGCAAGCCTTATAATCTTCCAGTAAGCTCAACATCAGGGAGCAGTCCAGGCCTGGCTTGACCCGGGATGCCATGACCCACTGCCAGAGAACGCGGCACAGACCGATCCGTCCTCCTTTAGAGCCTCCGGCTCCTATCCCCCCCCAAACCGCTTCTCACAGAATATCCCACTTCTGACACCAAATGAactgtcccgtcccaacaggTGGGATGAGTTcactctttgtttctccttatctctttgagtttttctagtttctttcttatatctccCCAGGACTTTGTTACAGACTGGGGGGTCCACTCCTTGAGTCCATTTAtcccttgctttttccttgggTGAACTTCTCTTCATCCCAGAATTCTAGCATGATCCCCCCCAAGAGACTGTTGGGGGGTCCAAAACTCTAACGTGACCCCCACCCCCTCAACCCCCAAGGGACTGTCAGGGGGTACCTCCGGCAGGTCGCTCCCCTTAGACCTCTTGCGGGGATCAAACCCACGGAACCCGTCTCACAACCTGGGGATTGAACCCACTACAACTGACTTACAACGTGGGCATCGAACCCACCACACAGAGTTCTTCACTGGCTTTGTCCCTTCAGTGGCCAAGCCCCTCACGGGGTGTTGGAACCGCACTTAGAAGGACTCCGCACTCGCTTCACAACCAGGTTGCGTCTCAGCCAACACCAGTCACACAATCACACTGCCCGACCCGGCGGTACTTACAGTCCGTTCTTCCCATCAGGACCTACCCGACCCGGCGGTACTTACAGTCCACTTTTCCCGTCGCACCTTCGTGCACTCTGGATTTCGGGTAAAATGCAGTATTGAGGGGGAGCGAGCTCCATTCTTTtgcttctattttaattttgaataacGTTGGTAGCTCTCCGCACACCCGAGTCCAAGGGCCACTGTTAAAGTGGGGCGCCTCCCTGGAACCTCAGGTGACACAGAGCTATCCAAGGTtgtcacgtcggggtcaccaattgaaataaataacttaagCTCTTTCTATGGATAagcaacatttaatccaattccgtaattgtattccttaaacacgtgttcattagagcaaaagcaaaacagcgctgggtgcgcgggggattcgctccgcccaacacgcacacctttaaacaataagaagtgtgctgaaatacagtaaggtgttacgtattcataatgaccccaggaatgcctgtacatattcataacctttccccgcttctgattaaaatgagtctcagataatgATTTCCGTAGTCTCCTCCTTGACTCCTCCCCGTTGTGCCTGCGCAGTGTCACTTGCTGattttgaggaggggtctttggatgaagctccttcagcttcgtcacagtgaactttttacctgtGGCTCATTATGATCAATTGActggaacccaagctgccaagtggACTGAAAtcagactggcgccccctttttgctgtaaatcttggctgtcttgtctcctcaaggttacagctggggttctggttttttttcttaactagttacatacagctctaaactagatattcaTTATGTGacttaaagtgttagttcgttagCAGGCCGTTGCAATGGGGttggttaacccttaaaatgtcagttccctctatcaatataacttcatgaacaagtttcataactttttacatagaacttaaccagctcttcctttttccaggttcagagcccgtgcctcatttggttagaTCTGTAAACATTGAACATCTCCTCAGCAGGAAtcacagctgcatttctcacagCCAGAACCTGGGCCACATGTGGCAGCGATGGGGGAGCTGTAAGACCCGAAAGCCCATGGCAAGCACAGCTGAAGCTGCacggctgccctgggcagctcttACTgctccctgggtgctcccccaggGGATGTCCCCTCCCTCTGGGCTCCGCGCTGCTGTCGTGGCGCCCTCAGACCTGCGAGAAGATGAGCAACTTTAAGGAGGCGCGTGtcagcctggcagaggacatgcatgcaatgcaggaggcgcattccagcctggcagaggacgTGCATGCaatgcaggaggcgcattccagcctggcagaggacatgcatgcaatgcaggaggcgcattccagcctggcagaggacatgcatgcaaTGCAGGAGGTGCATtccagcctggcagaggacgTGCATGCaatgcaggaggcgcattccagcctggcagaggacatccaggagatccaggagatGCTTGGCCTGGTGAGGACAGGGCTTCCCTCCAGGATCTGTGTGAGGAGATGTGCAAGTTTAAGGAGGTGCAGTCTGGCCTGGCAGAGGAGatgcgggccatgcagaaggcgcgttctggcctggcagaggacatccaggagatccaggagacgcttggcctggtgagTGTCCTctggtgccccgggagggagctgggccctcgtccccTCCCCGTTTCTCTCCCTGTCACTCTGTGCCCCTGCTCCGTGGCCATTGGTGTCACCAGTGTGAAGGGCAGCAGgggggaagagtgggaagggtgtcccaggagttgctaaggcacttttgaactagagagcccgCAAAACAGATCCATgggaggggaagaaggggagataaagctctgcccgtgcaattcagccgcagcccccaggcacagccctgcccagcgtccctctgCCTCGTGCCCCACTTCATTTGGGGTCCCGGGCCAGGGCTTTGGAGTGGGGGCTCCCCTGAGAATCTCACTGGAAGATTTTTCTAGGGTGGGGGACACACACTGCTGGGGAGGGCACTGGCCCTTGAGGGCCTCTAGATGGTCTTCTCtcctctcattttttaaaaatatctatctAACATCTATCTTTGTTTTGCTAGGAAGAACCTGTCCGTGCCCAGGGCTATGCTGGAGGTGGTTCAGCTTGGTGTGGTGGAAGCAGATCAGCACAGCGCCTGCCTGGTTGGACCAATGCATCTCATTGTCCTTCTGTCCCATGCTGAAGGTTCCTCAAGAGCTCAGCTCAGGCATCCAGATAAGAGGCAAGTCTCCAAAATGGCCAGTGCTCAGTGTCCAGAGGACTTCAGGAAACCTGACCCATCGGTCTGTCCTCTCCATAAGCCCAGCCTGAAGACAGCCATGTCCTCAGGCCATCACGCACCGAGCGTCAggctcagagctgcagccccTGTCTTCCTCAGGgactgggcagagctgctcctctcccagcagctcccatcaGCTCCCATCAGCTGCCACCAGTGAGATGCATCAAAATGAggggcagctgtggggggaaggagcaggggCAGCTGAGTCACCTCAGGATGGGTGTAAATGCTCCCAGTCCCTTTGAATATGTCAGTGCGGAGACGAGATGCAAGGGCACAAACGTCCATTCTTTCTGCTCGGATGAGTCCTGAGTTGACTTTTCCAGCGCAGGCGGCAGCTCTCGGTTTCATCCCCGGTGCTTCTGTGAGACATTTACCAACCTCTGGGACCCCTGAGGGCCACAGCAAAGTTCATTCTCTCCTGCTTGTTTGGtttctctttgctgctgctgtgcattgGGTCTGACAGAACAGCAAGGAAGGCATctgaggatgctgctggctggggagcgAAGGCTTTCAGATCCAGCCCTGGCACAGagagctgctgtccccaaggaGGTGACATGCTCCTCATGAGGCCGGTCCCTTGAGACCTGCCTCATGCCTGCAGACCAGCGTGGAAATCACTGGACACagccagagaaacagagaatcatagaaccatagaatgccctgagttggaagggacccacaggggtcactgagtccaactcctgtccctgcacaggacaactccAGAATTCACGCCACGTGTCTCAGGGCGTTGTCCAGGCGCTTCTTGAATATTTTCGCTCTTGGGGCTGTGACCGAATACAACGTGATCATTGAAGTGCAGGCACATGGTGGCTGCAGAAAGTTGCATCAGCTTTTACTTTTCCTTGCCAGCTGAAATGCAAACTGTCACTCATCTCCCACTGCTCCGGGGATCTATTCAGAAGAACACGAGACATGTCGTGGCCCACACTGCACTTACATGTCAaggtttcagaaagaaatgagcTCCGCTTCCACATATAGCAGCTGAGAAACAATTACTGCCCTTGCCTCTGCAACAAAGGTTTTCactattgttttcttctgcactgGCGTCACACTGCACAGGGTCATTTTTCTGCTGATGGGTGGTAACTCACTGAGCTTCAGTGGCCCAAAATGGGGCTGAGCTCAAGAGGCTCGAGGGAAATTGGGTTTCCAGGATGAGTTCTTGCTGAGACCTGAACCAAAGTACCGTGTTTCTAATTGACTTTATTCCTATCAATTCGAGCCTGTAGAGAAAGTGCCAGCAAAGACACAGAGGGAATGTCCTCAGTTGACTCTGCACCCGGTGCTCCCGCCCTGAACTCCCCCTTCCTCTGCTGCCCCAacgagcagcagcaccagccctgcagtACATCTCTTTTCCTTGTCGCTCACGAAAGCGCAGatttggggaagggaggggattCATCTGTGTCTTCCTCACTCTCAAAGGGATCAGGTGCCTGAGCAGCCTCCAGGCATTATAAACACAGACCAACTGCACTCAGACTTTCCTGGAGGATGCATTAGCTGAATCCACTTCTCTGGGCTCAGGACAGGAAAAACCAGTGGAGAGGAGGGAGCAAGTACGTGATCAATGGTCTCTTTGATGCACAAATCTGTAAACTTATATCATTGGGTCTTTGGTCCATTCAAATGTCCTCCCTAACAGACTCTGAGCCCAGCCTGAACTCCACAGTGGGACTCCAGAGCCATTTTTAGGCCTCTTGTTTTGCATTCGTCAGGTCAGCACTCACCATGAACAGCCAAATGCTTGGTGCACCCGCCTGGCTGGTTCATCCTTCACCTATATCCATTCTCCACACTTTCCCAACATCCTGAGGGGGAAGGTGAGTTTCAGTACGCAGCACATGGCTGTGCAGCGAAATCCACATCTGTAGATGTGCTGGGTGTGGTGGTGCAAGATCTCTGAAGCTCTTCCAAAGCACCAGCCCCCACCCTGCTGTGACGTCCCTCTTAAACACCTCAGAGCTTAGTCTGGGTGGAAGGTCCGAATGTGAACACCAGCGCTAATGCTGATTTGAAACTCTACTCCTGTCCCGGCCTGCTCTCCCTATTTTGCCTGCTTTGCTGGGATACTGTCTCCTGCAACCAGAATCCACCTACCAGAAAAGGCACCCCATGGCCTCTGGGGTGAAGATGCTCTGATGCTTCCAACCCTCCCAGGAAATGGAGAGACACTTCAAAATCTTTGGTTATTTTAATAGTATGAAAGGGACTCAGCAACTGGGCAGGACAAAAGAGCTAGGAAGGTTTGGAACCTTCACGGACGTAACACAACATCCCTAGGGCTCTCTGTCCTCCTCTTGCCCTTAATGCTCGTGCTTAGCTGCTCGCCGGTGGCTCTCCATGTCCTTCGTTTCACCTCCGTAACGATGTCATTGAGGTCTAGGATAGACTGCTGAATCTAAGGTAGGGAAGAGAGATGGCAGAggtcagagcagggctgggaacaggagGCAGAGAGGAGCCCATTGGCCCTTTTGGAGTGCAAATTTCACCAACCAAATGAGCAGGAGGATAAAGGCAATTGCCCTGCTGGATCTGCACCACCAGAATGGGCTTTTACAGGTGAGTCAGAGGGGTGAATGAAGCCAGAGTGTAGCCCTGTAGCCATGGGTGGAtctgcaccccctgccccagcctgcccagctcCCAACAGGCAcccaccccctgctctgcctcCTGGGACGAGACAGGTTTGCCTGGTGTCCTCCACCCATTCCCCGTGCCCAAGAGACAGCCCAGGTGGAACGGAAAGTGTCTGTTGGGCACCttgatttctctgggctttccccTCCCTTTGGGCAGCTGAGGGTCATTACTGCTCCTCTttctgggcagggaggggggtcTGGCTTGGCTCTACCATGTCCAGCTGTCTGAGGCTGTCATCCTTCGGCACATGcacttttgctttcagctgcGTGTTCACGCACTGGAAGAGGTTGTGGATGGCCATCTTCATAGTCGTCAGCATGAGGCCATTCTTGACATTCCTGTTCTGGATGTCGGCCCAGCGAGCAGTctgaggaggggaggagaaggagaaggagaaggaggaggagaaggaggaggagaaggaggaggaggaggagaaggagaaggagaaggagaaggagaaggagaaggagaaggagaaggagaaggagaaggagaaggagaaggagaaggagaaggagaaggaaagagaaggagagacaCACAGCATGGTGATATGTCCCAGCAAAGATGCTGCTTCGGTGCTGGAGACCCTGGCTTCCACACTCCTTTGTTTTGCTAGGAAGAACCTGTCcttgcccagggctgtgctggaggtggTTCAGCTTGGTGTGGTGGAAGCAGATCCAGGAACTACCACAGCTGCTCCTCGAGCAGCCCCAtctctctgccagctcctgcacTCCTCATTCTAGTGGGTCCTCCAGATACCCCGACAGTTGACACCCTGGGGGCAGCACATCCCACCACCACCCGCCCGGACCAGGCGCTTTCCAGCTTTGCCTGGTGGGACTCAACTCCTGCAGCTGGGAGTATCCAGGGAGGGAATTTTGCAAGGCCCCCTCAGAGTGATGCAAAGGGAACAGAGGCCAGCAGGGCTGCGGGCATTTCTACACATTGATGTGCCTTGTTACAGCCCAGATGACCACCAGTTTGGTCATTTTTGGACTGGtaaggagggaggagaagggctgAGCCCTGGTGTGTAGATGCTGTGCAAaggatgaaaacaaataaaaaaacagcaaagccaGCTTCACTCTGAGGCCCGAGCCATGAACAGTGGAGACCACGAGATGTTCCACACTGAAGCCCCATTACAGGGATGATGCTGCAAGGAATGGTGGATGGAAATGAGTCTGACCGGGCTACACAAACCCAAGAGGCATGTGATGGAGCATGCTTGGGTTTTGTGCCAAGGCAAACCTCCCCATAGCCCAGGTAGCAGATCTCTTTTGAGTGTGAGTTCAAACAAGAAGGGAAAGATCCTGGCGGTTTTGTGAGGGCCTTGTTTTAACCCCTGACATAACCTGCTCCAGGCCTGTCTGTCATTTGTCCTTCTGCAGCCCCCTGCAGGGATGAAATGAGGCATCTCCTCCAATTACAAAGTCTGCTGCTGTGCCTTGCCATGACCTGTGGCTTAACACAGCCAGGCCTTGGAGATCTTCCCCTGCCCGTCCCGCAGTTCCTCACCCAGGAGCGGACATCACTTTGAGCCTGCGCAAAACGTTGTtggagctgctccagctcatTTTGGTACTGCAGGGTCTCAGCTTCTTTCTCTGCCTCGTaccggtccaggagcaccttgGTTTGCTTAAGcatttccttgtccttctcttGTGACTGCTGCAGGTCCTTGCGCGTCCTCACCAGCAGCTTGTAGCGGGAAATGACGTCCTGGATGTCCTCAAACTGCAGCACAAGGATCCTGGGTTTAGTAAtgcccctgccctcccctcatGACTGCAAGTCTCATGCTGTTTGGCACCCTGTCCTGACCAGGGACAACACCCCCCCCAGCTGAAAGATCTTCCCCTCTTGGCGAGCCTGTTGCCCCAGCTGGTTTGTGAGCATTGCCACATTCCCTGTTTGATGACACCCCATTGTGCCGGTCCCAGAGCTGCCACTGCCAGCAGCAAGGGGACATGTTGTACCACTCCCCAGGTGAGAAGTGCTCTGATAGGAGACAAAGCACAACTGCAGCTGCCAGCGCCAAGTCACCCAGCCATGGGAGTGGGGCAGCCGGACCGCAGGAGTGTGAGCGATGCAGGGAGGGACGCGCGGACACCCTTGAGAGAGGCCACAGCTTTTCTGACAGCTGCCTGGGCTCCCATTCTCGGGCAGCTTTGCACTTCTCCCAAACCATCCATGTCACATGAAACAGTGACACAAAGGGGTCCCCATTCCCCTCAGCTCTGTGCCTTTCCCCCTTCTAAcactttttctttggttttctcaagcctccatctccttctctgcttttcctcccctcaCTCTGGTCCCCTTGGCTCACCTTGCTTGCAGGGAACCTCCTCCCATCCCACCTGAGGTCTCTGG is part of the Columba livia isolate bColLiv1 breed racing homer chromosome 18, bColLiv1.pat.W.v2, whole genome shotgun sequence genome and harbors:
- the LOC135575715 gene encoding coiled-coil domain-containing protein 42-like isoform X3, which gives rise to MAAKDEEDLPAYFLKQYRQNLLPLLRKHRLTEEGSLSPFVRLQEKRKEAKQVQKALEEKQEAFKETMADIARRWRELHAKEDQLKTYMEKSMRRLKEDDKLRVQALKKAMREREQKTQKEMELVRAKKKLEALKKEHQKLSKEVQKYSIFKEYLEDVVKISPQFEDIQDVISRYKLLVRTRKDLQQSQEKDKEMLKQTKVLLDRYEAEKEAETLQYQNELEQLQQRFAQAQSDVRSWTARWADIQNRNVKNGLMLTTMKMAIHNLFQCVNTQLKAKVHVPKDDSLRQLDMIQQSILDLNDIVTEVKRRTWRATGEQLSTSIKGKRRTESPRDVVLRP